Proteins encoded within one genomic window of Flavobacteriales bacterium:
- a CDS encoding CDGSH iron-sulfur domain-containing protein, with amino-acid sequence MTKATHKEFEIELKKDRRYSICSCGLSARMPYCDSAHRSYNEANDTDYKSIKIRVEEDVKITLSSAGWTL; translated from the coding sequence ATGACTAAAGCAACTCATAAAGAATTTGAAATTGAACTCAAAAAAGACAGAAGATATAGTATTTGCAGCTGTGGTTTGAGTGCTCGAATGCCCTATTGTGATAGTGCTCACCGCTCGTATAACGAAGCAAATGATACGGACTATAAGTCCATTAAGATACGTGTTGAAGAGGATGTGAAAATTACCCTTTCCTCAGCCGGTTGGACGCTTTGA
- a CDS encoding SIMPL domain-containing protein, with translation MKKLYTLLFMSLCFLAFSQEQFPSFIDVTGTAEMEVIPDEIYIAITLRERSGNRGTQTVQEQENDLKDALRSLGLDLKRLELSDANADYISIRWLNKKTISQSSYRFKAEDAYMVSKVFEQLDKLNIQDAYISEVSHSKIKEYEKEVRINAIKDAKDRADYLLTAIDERRGKAMEVYENRSSIQAVRRKNARHQVESSIHQMVDLFSGEDNGLQFQKIKLQASVFVKFGIE, from the coding sequence ATGAAAAAACTGTACACTCTGCTCTTTATGAGCCTGTGCTTTTTGGCATTTAGCCAAGAGCAATTTCCATCCTTTATTGATGTTACCGGCACGGCCGAAATGGAAGTTATACCCGATGAAATTTACATTGCCATAACCCTACGTGAGCGTAGCGGAAACAGAGGCACACAGACGGTGCAAGAGCAAGAAAACGACCTTAAAGATGCCTTACGTTCCTTAGGCTTAGACCTCAAGCGTTTGGAGCTATCCGATGCCAATGCCGATTACATTTCTATACGTTGGTTGAACAAAAAGACCATTAGCCAAAGCAGTTACCGTTTTAAAGCCGAAGACGCCTATATGGTGAGCAAGGTCTTTGAGCAATTGGACAAGCTGAACATACAAGACGCCTACATTTCAGAGGTTAGCCATTCCAAGATAAAAGAGTACGAAAAAGAGGTGCGAATAAATGCCATAAAAGACGCTAAAGACCGTGCCGATTACCTCTTGACTGCCATAGACGAAAGAAGAGGAAAAGCTATGGAAGTGTATGAAAACAGAAGTAGCATACAGGCGGTAAGAAGAAAAAACGCTAGGCATCAGGTAGAGAGTAGTATTCACCAAATGGTAGATTTATTCAGTGGGGAAGATAACGGCCTACAATTCCAAAAGATTAAACTCCAAGCTTCGGTATTTGTGAAGTTTGGGATTGAATAA
- a CDS encoding PD40 domain-containing protein, which yields MKQITTLIALALSLGVFAQDVAFKKGNFKDDKDGLEKAKINIAEGDVFLEKGEQKVLAMVNAFEEFGEALTFYLQAQDFNPSNSDLNRKIGHAYLYTNTPYLAMPFLKKSLELGGDDSEPFVHFLLGKAYQLERDFEAAERAFKKYGTLENPKKLEVYKKLNRKQIKECKNGAEIFGIKTRVWVDNVKELNSQQDEIAPSITADGTEIIFNSNKTGNFDIYTAERKKRKWVRLSSVNSLNTEGDDVSSSLAYDGQRLLLFKDTDGQSDIYESKLNGTTWGEPKLKMSKVVNVEGNETFASYDPQDIKVYFVSDGGFGGDQNINFSGKKDMEEKFWGQSQSAGQEVNTGFQEGSVYMAPDGNTMYFCSQGHSSIGGYDVFVTYRNEELGLWGKPINMGYPINTPFDELYFSISANGKKAYFASNRDGGTGGMDIYCATFWGEPKKPTVASEDNLIASIASPIEDTYTPETVEVTVANSLTVFKGRILDGLLQEPVEAEIKIFDNSTGEVYAVMRSNSATGKFLLSLPSGLNYGISVEAEGYLFHSENFNLPKGSAYNMINKDIELKNIDIGSKIALRNVFFDTGRAEVKIDSYPELDRLIQLMTDVPSLKIELSGHTDNVGGKVANESLSQRRADAVRQYLVSRSVDANRVTAKGYGSSRPVDSNDTKEGRANNRRTEFEITAN from the coding sequence ATGAAACAGATAACAACACTAATAGCATTAGCACTAAGTCTGGGGGTATTCGCACAAGATGTTGCCTTCAAGAAAGGAAATTTCAAAGACGATAAAGACGGTCTAGAAAAGGCTAAAATAAATATCGCAGAGGGCGATGTTTTCCTCGAGAAAGGCGAGCAAAAAGTATTGGCAATGGTCAATGCCTTTGAGGAATTTGGAGAAGCCTTAACGTTTTATTTACAAGCACAAGACTTTAACCCTAGTAATTCGGACTTGAACAGAAAGATAGGACATGCTTACCTCTACACTAATACCCCTTATTTGGCGATGCCTTTCTTGAAAAAGTCCTTAGAGTTGGGAGGAGACGATTCAGAACCTTTTGTTCATTTCTTATTGGGAAAAGCCTATCAGCTAGAAAGGGATTTTGAAGCGGCAGAACGTGCCTTTAAGAAATATGGCACTTTGGAAAACCCTAAAAAGCTAGAAGTTTATAAAAAACTAAATAGGAAGCAAATCAAGGAATGTAAGAATGGGGCTGAAATATTTGGTATTAAAACGAGGGTATGGGTCGATAATGTGAAAGAGCTAAACTCTCAACAAGACGAGATTGCACCTAGTATTACTGCCGATGGAACAGAGATTATCTTTAACAGTAACAAGACGGGCAACTTTGACATTTACACTGCCGAGCGTAAAAAAAGAAAATGGGTGCGTTTATCTTCCGTTAACAGCTTGAATACTGAGGGAGACGATGTTTCTTCCAGTTTAGCCTATGACGGACAGCGATTGCTACTATTCAAAGATACTGACGGTCAGAGCGATATTTACGAATCCAAACTAAACGGAACGACTTGGGGAGAGCCTAAACTCAAGATGTCCAAAGTGGTGAATGTGGAAGGTAACGAAACCTTCGCTTCTTATGATCCACAGGATATAAAAGTCTATTTCGTAAGTGACGGTGGCTTTGGTGGTGACCAAAACATTAACTTCAGTGGAAAGAAAGATATGGAGGAGAAGTTTTGGGGGCAATCCCAAAGTGCAGGACAAGAGGTTAATACCGGTTTCCAAGAAGGCTCGGTTTATATGGCACCAGATGGCAACACCATGTATTTTTGTTCCCAAGGGCATTCTTCCATTGGAGGCTATGACGTCTTTGTAACGTATAGGAATGAAGAACTTGGCTTGTGGGGTAAACCCATCAATATGGGATATCCCATTAACACTCCATTTGACGAATTATACTTTAGCATTTCTGCTAATGGTAAGAAAGCCTATTTCGCTTCCAACAGAGACGGTGGAACAGGAGGAATGGATATTTACTGTGCTACCTTTTGGGGAGAACCTAAGAAACCAACTGTAGCTTCTGAAGATAACCTCATTGCCAGTATTGCTTCACCCATAGAAGATACCTACACACCAGAAACGGTTGAGGTCACGGTAGCCAATAGCCTTACCGTATTCAAAGGACGTATTTTGGACGGTCTATTGCAAGAGCCGGTAGAGGCAGAGATTAAGATTTTTGACAATTCAACCGGAGAAGTTTATGCCGTGATGCGTTCCAACAGTGCAACAGGTAAGTTCCTCTTGTCTTTACCTTCTGGACTTAACTACGGTATTTCGGTAGAAGCAGAAGGCTATTTGTTCCATTCGGAAAACTTCAATTTGCCTAAAGGTTCGGCATACAATATGATTAACAAAGACATAGAGCTGAAAAACATTGACATAGGCAGTAAGATTGCTCTTAGAAACGTTTTCTTTGACACTGGCAGGGCTGAGGTAAAAATAGATTCTTACCCAGAGTTAGACCGACTCATTCAGTTGATGACCGATGTACCTAGCCTTAAGATAGAGCTATCCGGACACACCGATAATGTAGGAGGCAAAGTCGCCAATGAAAGCCTTTCACAGCGAAGAGCCGATGCCGTAAGGCAGTATTTGGTATCGCGTTCTGTAGATGCTAATCGCGTTACCGCAAAGGGCTATGGCTCTAGCCGACCAGTAGATAGTAACGACACCAAAGAGGGCAGAGCCAACAACAGGCGAACGGAGTTTGAGATTACCGCCAATTAA
- a CDS encoding DUF2461 domain-containing protein, which produces MQLTPDIFSFFRQLEQNNNREWFEAHKAEFKALEATVKQFGVALEEKLNKHDSIDRFKVFRIYRDVRFSKDKTPYKTHFGMAWQRSKPELRGGYYLHLKPNDIFLACGFWDPNPDDLKRIRQELAVDGDEYRNIINDPNFKSVWGELQGDAVKTTPKGFAKDHPNIDLLRHKQHIFMKRYTEKDVSSPNFIDQIDSALQAVRPFVDFMSAVLTTNADGESLL; this is translated from the coding sequence ATGCAACTGACCCCTGACATTTTTTCTTTTTTTAGACAACTGGAACAAAACAACAACCGAGAGTGGTTTGAGGCGCATAAAGCTGAGTTTAAAGCCCTAGAAGCCACTGTAAAGCAGTTTGGTGTTGCTTTAGAAGAAAAACTCAATAAGCACGATAGCATAGACCGTTTTAAGGTCTTTCGCATTTACCGAGATGTGCGTTTTTCCAAAGACAAAACGCCTTACAAAACCCATTTTGGTATGGCGTGGCAACGCAGCAAACCCGAGCTGCGCGGCGGCTATTATTTGCACCTAAAACCCAATGATATTTTTTTGGCCTGTGGCTTTTGGGACCCCAACCCAGACGACCTAAAACGTATTCGCCAAGAACTGGCCGTGGATGGCGATGAATACCGCAACATTATAAACGACCCTAACTTTAAAAGCGTGTGGGGCGAACTCCAAGGCGACGCCGTAAAAACAACCCCCAAGGGCTTTGCCAAAGACCACCCCAATATTGATTTATTGCGCCATAAGCAGCATATTTTTATGAAACGCTATACAGAGAAAGATGTTAGCAGCCCAAACTTTATAGACCAAATAGATAGTGCCCTACAAGCCGTACGCCCCTTTGTGGATTTTATGAGTGCCGTGCTGACCACTAACGCGGATGGGGAGAGTCTGCTTTAA
- a CDS encoding DGQHR domain-containing protein — protein sequence MVKRKTRKKTTRNKLSPQEKALRKEKRDQRNEISTILKNIGFQRLPYIDGKHFEYDNRKTEMDDIFINENIILLVEYTIGNPKYHLFTKKIFYDKVNSNKRAFIAFLLKEEKLKSFKKYYDENIEGIYSQNELRLQILYCSKKTISEEHKNTVSNVYFFDYHIVQYFKSLTKAIKKSSKYEFMEFLEIPFEDFGSNIKNSSSRNSQTFKGNILPEEKSKFDEGYKIVSFYIDAESLLRRSYVLRQNGWRDIENVGHYQRMLEKSKISSMRRYLSERNRVFINNIIATISTDKIKLYDKDNNHLIIGNNGQFIGDNSTEISPTRIEINDSCNIIGLIDGQHRTYAYHEGDDQFEDKISELRTVQNLLVTGILFPKNETKVNRLKFEAKLFLEINTNQKNVPSQITQEIELMTSPFSTIAIGKRIMLGLNKSGPLGNMIEQYWYEKGKVKTASIVSFGLRPLVKIEDLKARDSLFVIWNNPDKYKLKQKDNNESELLNEYIKFCVEKIRDLLIALKINLDDDQWETYSHGNPRGLLSVIFVNGVLNVLRLLIKHNKVSTLENYKIKLENINKFDFKQFKSSQYRKLGEAIFNQYFQLE from the coding sequence ATGGTAAAAAGAAAAACTAGAAAAAAGACTACTAGAAATAAACTTTCTCCACAAGAAAAAGCTTTAAGGAAAGAAAAGAGAGACCAAAGAAATGAAATATCAACTATTTTAAAAAATATTGGATTTCAAAGATTGCCATACATAGATGGAAAACACTTTGAGTATGATAATCGAAAAACGGAAATGGATGATATTTTTATAAATGAAAATATCATCCTACTTGTGGAGTATACTATTGGCAATCCAAAATATCATTTATTTACAAAGAAAATATTCTATGATAAAGTAAATTCTAACAAAAGAGCTTTTATTGCTTTTTTATTAAAAGAAGAAAAATTAAAAAGCTTCAAAAAATATTATGATGAGAATATTGAAGGAATATATTCACAAAATGAATTAAGATTACAAATCTTATACTGTTCAAAAAAAACCATCTCAGAGGAGCATAAAAATACCGTGTCAAATGTATATTTTTTTGATTATCACATTGTACAATATTTTAAGAGCTTAACTAAAGCTATTAAAAAATCTAGTAAATATGAATTTATGGAATTCCTTGAAATTCCATTCGAAGATTTTGGTTCAAATATTAAAAATTCTTCTTCAAGGAATTCACAAACCTTTAAAGGCAATATTTTGCCCGAAGAAAAAAGTAAATTTGACGAAGGATATAAGATTGTTTCATTTTATATAGATGCAGAATCTCTATTGAGAAGATCTTATGTTTTAAGACAAAATGGTTGGAGAGACATAGAAAATGTTGGACATTATCAGCGCATGCTAGAAAAAAGTAAAATATCTAGTATGCGAAGGTATTTATCTGAAAGAAATAGAGTTTTTATTAATAATATAATAGCTACAATATCTACAGATAAAATCAAACTTTATGATAAAGACAATAATCACTTGATAATTGGTAATAATGGTCAGTTTATAGGAGATAATTCAACAGAAATATCACCTACGAGAATAGAAATTAACGATTCATGCAATATAATTGGTTTAATTGATGGTCAGCATAGAACATATGCCTACCATGAAGGGGATGATCAATTTGAAGATAAAATTTCAGAACTAAGAACCGTTCAAAATTTATTAGTTACGGGAATATTATTCCCTAAGAATGAGACCAAAGTAAATAGATTGAAGTTCGAGGCTAAACTTTTTTTAGAAATTAATACTAATCAGAAAAATGTTCCATCTCAAATTACTCAAGAAATTGAACTAATGACAAGTCCTTTTTCTACTATTGCTATTGGAAAAAGAATAATGTTAGGTTTAAATAAAAGTGGTCCTCTCGGAAATATGATTGAACAATACTGGTATGAAAAAGGGAAAGTTAAAACTGCTTCAATTGTTAGTTTTGGTTTAAGACCACTAGTAAAAATTGAGGACTTAAAAGCAAGGGATAGTCTTTTTGTCATTTGGAATAATCCCGATAAATATAAATTGAAGCAAAAAGATAATAATGAGTCTGAACTACTTAATGAATACATAAAATTTTGTGTTGAGAAAATCAGAGATTTATTAATCGCTTTAAAAATTAATTTAGACGATGATCAATGGGAAACATATAGTCACGGAAATCCCAGAGGATTACTTTCAGTGATATTTGTAAATGGCGTATTGAATGTTTTAAGATTATTAATTAAACATAACAAAGTTTCAACATTAGAAAATTATAAAATAAAATTAGAAAACATTAATAAATTTGATTTCAAACAATTTAAATCAAGTCAATATAGAAAACTAGGAGAAGCTATTTTTAATCAATACTTCCAACTTGAATGA
- a CDS encoding HAD-IA family hydrolase, translating to MKNLLFDLDGTIIEPKEGILNSIRHTAQKMGVVAPSDETLHQFIGPPIMESFQHKLGLTYEQALEAVGYFRSYYAHTGIHQNALFPYVDELLKALKVEGYTLFVATSKPTLFAKEILKDHQLDTLFVEIVGCNMDNSRSDKAEIIAYIVEKYGLDVSECLMIGDTKYDIIGAKKHAMLSVGVNYGHGDFSQHIPQHTVDSCEELEVLIKKYFPLG from the coding sequence ATGAAGAACCTCTTATTTGATTTGGACGGTACTATTATAGAACCTAAGGAAGGCATTTTGAATTCCATACGCCATACTGCCCAGAAAATGGGGGTGGTGGCACCCTCCGATGAAACGCTTCATCAGTTTATAGGACCGCCCATTATGGAATCCTTTCAGCATAAGTTAGGACTGACTTATGAGCAAGCCTTAGAAGCGGTGGGTTACTTCAGAAGCTATTACGCCCATACAGGCATACACCAAAACGCTCTTTTCCCTTATGTAGACGAATTGCTAAAGGCACTGAAAGTAGAAGGCTATACCTTATTCGTGGCGACTTCTAAACCCACACTTTTTGCCAAAGAAATACTCAAAGACCATCAGCTGGACACCCTCTTTGTAGAGATAGTGGGCTGCAATATGGACAATAGCCGCAGCGATAAGGCTGAAATCATAGCTTATATTGTGGAAAAGTACGGACTAGATGTATCCGAATGCCTGATGATAGGCGATACCAAATACGATATTATTGGGGCTAAGAAACACGCTATGCTATCGGTAGGGGTGAACTACGGACACGGCGATTTCAGTCAGCACATTCCACAGCATACCGTTGACAGTTGTGAGGAGCTAGAAGTATTAATAAAAAAATACTTTCCATTAGGCTAA
- a CDS encoding site-specific DNA-methyltransferase, with the protein MNNIIYNEDARELLSIVDEKIKVKTTITSPPYYDMKDYGSSNQVGYGQSYEEYLNDLSLIFESVFKITEENGTLWIIIDTFKRNNQVVTLPFDLANKLKEIGWLLQDIIIWKKDKTVPWSNNGFMQRKFEYILFFSKSKKIKINKDRVRVFDMTKLKKWWIKFPERYNPNGKALDEVWEFPIPTQGSWGKEYIRHFCPLPQSMVATMIQISSDENDTILDPFAGTGTVLSQSAYMKRNYIGFELNKKYISMFEEYLEKTFSKYRNEYEILSESKDQRNFEKQILNLRSLKFARVLIKCIESKTELNNFKIFVTPKKVSKLKHKLLKVEYQIIGQIDEAVFMKEIKELIDKTPLSKFGIEPVFKFIEFKKFNKKHHYGYTKSNTYSFVKNSNLNSQKIRVVSKICVDLNENDYL; encoded by the coding sequence ATGAATAATATAATTTATAATGAGGACGCAAGAGAACTCTTATCTATAGTTGATGAAAAGATAAAAGTAAAGACAACAATTACATCACCTCCCTACTATGATATGAAAGATTACGGCTCAAGTAATCAGGTTGGATATGGACAAAGTTATGAGGAGTATCTAAATGATCTTAGTTTAATTTTTGAAAGTGTGTTTAAGATAACAGAGGAAAATGGCACACTTTGGATAATTATAGACACATTTAAGCGAAATAATCAAGTTGTCACTTTACCATTTGACCTCGCAAATAAATTAAAAGAAATTGGATGGTTGCTTCAGGATATCATAATATGGAAAAAAGATAAAACAGTTCCTTGGTCTAACAATGGTTTTATGCAAAGAAAATTTGAATACATACTTTTTTTTTCAAAATCAAAAAAAATTAAAATTAATAAAGACAGAGTTAGAGTTTTTGATATGACTAAATTAAAAAAATGGTGGATTAAATTTCCTGAAAGGTATAACCCAAATGGGAAAGCCTTAGATGAAGTATGGGAGTTTCCAATACCAACTCAAGGCTCTTGGGGAAAGGAATACATAAGACATTTTTGTCCTTTACCGCAAAGTATGGTAGCAACAATGATTCAAATAAGCTCAGATGAAAATGACACTATTTTAGATCCTTTTGCAGGGACAGGCACAGTACTTTCACAATCTGCATATATGAAACGGAATTATATCGGTTTTGAATTAAATAAAAAATACATTTCAATGTTCGAGGAGTATTTAGAAAAAACTTTTTCTAAATATAGAAATGAATATGAGATATTATCTGAAAGCAAAGATCAAAGAAATTTTGAAAAGCAAATTCTCAATTTAAGATCTTTAAAATTTGCCAGAGTACTAATAAAATGTATTGAAAGTAAAACAGAGTTAAATAATTTCAAAATTTTTGTTACTCCCAAAAAAGTAAGTAAGCTAAAACACAAACTACTTAAAGTAGAATATCAAATTATTGGACAAATAGATGAAGCTGTTTTTATGAAAGAAATAAAAGAGTTAATCGACAAAACACCATTATCGAAATTTGGTATTGAACCAGTGTTCAAATTTATAGAGTTTAAAAAATTCAACAAAAAGCATCATTATGGCTACACCAAATCTAATACTTATTCATTTGTAAAAAACTCCAATCTTAATTCCCAGAAAATAAGAGTTGTAAGCAAAATTTGTGTTGACTTAAATGAAAATGACTACCTATAA
- a CDS encoding T9SS type A sorting domain-containing protein, producing the protein MKKIILLLLPLSIFAQSYDVLFLGNSYTFYNQMPSMVSDIATSMGDTVVAESNTPAGWKLQQHAQAGSSSLQKITEKQWDFVVIQAQSQEPSFPPFQVAEETYPYAESLVNAIEDNYDCTEPIFYMTWGRKNGDNINGQQYPIISTYLGMQQRLRESYLEMGIDNEATVAPVGMAWKKSIQDNPNFELYTGDKSHPNVAGSYLAACVFYCTIFQESCVGSSYLPNGITQEDATTLQTIASSLVLDSTQVWNMFAIQSADTVVINDSTYTFSVAASNYDNLEWDFGDSTTATTSTANHTFSEGQHTVNLNVFSNGEGCLEKTITFEINITTGTDTTTTDTTTTDSTVYISDFDNNFKLYPNPANNFISIEGVEANSHLKIYNLLGKVVLEQYIREDEHINLSALTQGGQYIVEIRTDDNVSTLKLIKNK; encoded by the coding sequence ATGAAAAAAATAATTCTACTGCTATTACCATTGTCTATTTTCGCACAATCTTATGATGTGCTGTTTTTGGGAAACTCCTATACCTTTTATAACCAAATGCCGTCTATGGTGTCTGATATTGCCACTTCAATGGGCGATACAGTCGTAGCAGAAAGCAACACCCCGGCAGGTTGGAAACTTCAACAACATGCCCAAGCAGGTTCGTCTAGTTTGCAAAAAATCACTGAAAAACAATGGGATTTTGTAGTCATTCAGGCACAAAGTCAAGAGCCAAGTTTTCCTCCTTTTCAGGTGGCAGAAGAAACCTACCCCTATGCTGAAAGTTTGGTGAATGCTATAGAAGATAATTACGACTGTACTGAGCCTATTTTTTACATGACCTGGGGACGAAAAAATGGGGATAACATTAATGGTCAGCAATATCCTATAATTTCTACTTATTTAGGTATGCAACAACGCTTAAGAGAATCCTATTTGGAAATGGGCATAGACAATGAAGCCACAGTAGCTCCTGTTGGTATGGCGTGGAAAAAGTCCATACAAGACAACCCTAACTTCGAACTCTATACTGGTGATAAAAGTCATCCAAATGTAGCGGGTTCATATTTAGCAGCCTGTGTGTTTTACTGTACCATTTTTCAAGAAAGCTGCGTAGGCTCTAGCTACTTGCCCAATGGAATTACACAAGAGGATGCTACCACTTTACAGACTATAGCTTCAAGCCTAGTGCTTGATAGTACTCAGGTATGGAATATGTTTGCCATACAATCTGCCGATACAGTAGTGATAAATGATAGCACCTATACTTTTAGTGTTGCGGCATCAAATTACGATAATCTGGAGTGGGATTTTGGCGATAGCACTACGGCTACTACTTCAACAGCAAACCATACGTTTAGCGAAGGTCAGCATACTGTCAATCTAAATGTATTCTCAAATGGAGAAGGCTGTCTAGAAAAGACCATTACCTTTGAAATTAATATTACCACAGGAACAGATACTACGACTACTGACACTACTACAACAGATTCGACAGTATATATATCGGACTTTGATAATAACTTTAAACTCTATCCAAACCCTGCTAATAATTTCATCAGTATAGAAGGCGTAGAGGCGAACAGCCATTTGAAAATTTACAATCTATTGGGTAAAGTGGTTCTAGAACAATACATCCGTGAAGACGAACACATCAACCTATCTGCTTTAACACAAGGCGGTCAGTATATCGTAGAAATACGTACAGACGACAATGTCAGTACCTTAAAGCTAATTAAAAACAAGTAA
- a CDS encoding adenine-specific methyltransferase EcoRI family protein, protein MTKTLNKNLHLAKKGKKDEFYTQLADIENELKHYKAHFKGKVVYCNCDDPRMSNFFHYFSYNFEDLGLKKLISTCYQNQNRDLFSSHDSERAIYLEYHGDQNNNRVPDIDEIGVQYLKGDGDFRSAESIALLQQADIVVTNPPFSLFREYVAQLIQHNKKFLIVGNHNAITYKEIFPHIKEDRIWLGYKYGDMSFKVPVNYEPRETRFWKDENGQKWRSFGNMCWFTNLDIAKRHEDLILYKTYSPEEYPKYDNYDAININKTKEIPMDYPGAMGVPITFLDKYNPEQFELIGRMTTTKKDEFNYGYPYINGKRIYARILIKNKRL, encoded by the coding sequence ATGACAAAAACATTAAACAAAAACTTGCACCTAGCAAAGAAAGGAAAGAAAGATGAGTTTTATACTCAACTGGCGGATATAGAAAATGAGCTTAAACATTACAAAGCACACTTTAAAGGTAAGGTGGTCTATTGCAATTGTGATGATCCACGCATGAGTAACTTTTTCCATTATTTCTCCTATAATTTTGAAGATTTAGGATTAAAAAAACTCATTTCTACCTGCTACCAAAACCAAAACCGAGATTTGTTTAGTTCACATGACTCTGAACGTGCTATATACTTGGAATACCATGGTGACCAAAACAACAATCGTGTTCCTGATATAGACGAAATTGGCGTACAATACCTTAAAGGCGATGGCGATTTTAGAAGTGCCGAGAGTATAGCACTTTTACAACAAGCCGACATAGTAGTAACCAATCCGCCCTTTTCATTATTTAGAGAGTACGTGGCACAACTCATACAACACAATAAAAAGTTTTTGATTGTTGGAAACCATAATGCCATAACTTATAAAGAAATTTTTCCTCATATAAAAGAAGATAGAATTTGGTTAGGTTACAAATATGGTGACATGTCTTTCAAAGTGCCTGTAAATTATGAACCTAGAGAAACTAGATTTTGGAAAGATGAAAACGGACAAAAGTGGAGAAGTTTTGGAAATATGTGTTGGTTTACCAACCTAGATATCGCTAAACGCCACGAAGACCTGATTTTATACAAAACGTATTCTCCTGAAGAATATCCTAAATACGACAATTACGATGCCATAAACATAAACAAAACCAAAGAAATACCTATGGATTATCCTGGTGCCATGGGCGTGCCCATTACCTTTTTGGATAAATACAACCCAGAACAGTTTGAGTTAATAGGTAGAATGACAACAACTAAAAAAGATGAATTCAATTATGGATATCCTTACATAAATGGAAAAAGAATTTATGCGAGAATTCTAATCAAAAACAAACGCTTATGA
- a CDS encoding tetratricopeptide repeat protein, with protein sequence MKHYLMLLTLFFLVQTTFAQEQVDSTLTAEEIQFRDSIAAINTSNERMQLIQETYNEASTAFAASNFSKSISLFDEVIALDSSNADAYYNKGLAQKENKQYTEAIATLEQAFALNDTNYDALFQQAKCYDESKENEKAIAAYDRLLSVDATWSEAAYNKGVIYYLDKDYQQAITAYTEAISINPNYAYALNDRGSCHRALEDYDNAIADYLKAAQSDAQAFIYNNLASAYRKSGNTDKAIEFYTKAISADANYEMAYNNRGTVYFETENFDLALKDFKKAIEINKDYAMALCNRAAIYHMQENYTGALADLESAVKLQPNNATALLNRGITREMLRNVDGACEDWQKAYDLGMEKGKEYYINNCE encoded by the coding sequence ATGAAACATTACTTGATGCTATTGACCCTGTTTTTCTTAGTGCAAACAACCTTTGCACAAGAACAAGTCGATTCCACTCTTACCGCTGAAGAAATTCAATTTAGAGACTCTATTGCTGCCATAAATACCTCAAACGAACGTATGCAGCTTATACAAGAAACCTATAATGAAGCCTCTACGGCTTTTGCAGCATCAAATTTCAGTAAATCCATTAGTTTGTTTGATGAGGTTATTGCCTTAGACTCTAGCAATGCCGATGCCTATTACAATAAAGGCTTGGCGCAAAAAGAAAATAAGCAATACACTGAAGCTATTGCAACGCTAGAACAAGCCTTTGCCTTGAACGATACTAATTATGATGCACTCTTTCAACAAGCCAAATGTTATGACGAAAGCAAAGAGAATGAGAAAGCCATTGCTGCCTATGACCGTCTATTATCTGTAGATGCTACATGGTCCGAAGCCGCCTACAATAAGGGCGTTATTTACTATTTGGATAAAGACTATCAGCAAGCCATAACCGCTTATACAGAAGCCATTAGCATTAATCCAAACTATGCCTATGCACTAAACGATAGAGGAAGCTGCCACAGAGCCTTAGAAGACTATGACAATGCCATTGCCGATTATCTAAAGGCAGCACAAAGCGATGCTCAAGCCTTTATTTACAACAATTTGGCAAGTGCTTACCGCAAGTCTGGAAATACCGATAAAGCCATTGAGTTTTATACCAAAGCCATTTCTGCCGACGCCAACTATGAGATGGCGTACAACAACAGAGGAACGGTTTATTTTGAAACGGAGAATTTTGATTTGGCACTCAAGGACTTCAAGAAGGCCATAGAGATAAATAAAGACTACGCCATGGCATTGTGCAATAGAGCTGCTATCTACCATATGCAAGAAAACTACACTGGTGCCCTTGCAGATTTAGAATCAGCCGTAAAGCTACAACCCAACAATGCCACCGCTTTGCTGAACAGAGGCATTACACGAGAGATGCTCAGAAATGTAGACGGTGCCTGTGAAGACTGGCAAAAAGCCTACGATTTAGGCATGGAAAAAGGAAAAGAATATTACATCAATAATTGCGAATAA